In Methylovirgula sp., a single genomic region encodes these proteins:
- the rpsP gene encoding 30S ribosomal protein S16, protein MSLKIRLARGGAKKRPFYRVVVADSRMPRDGRFIEKLGTFDPVKPKDAADRLVLDTEKAKAWIAKGAQPTDRVARLLDGLGVVKREAQNNPEKAQPKKKAQERAAAAAARAGKASEEAPAA, encoded by the coding sequence ATGTCTCTGAAAATTCGTCTCGCCCGTGGTGGCGCCAAGAAGCGCCCCTTCTATCGTGTCGTCGTCGCCGATTCGCGCATGCCACGTGATGGCCGCTTCATCGAAAAGCTCGGCACGTTCGATCCGGTGAAGCCGAAGGACGCCGCTGATCGTCTCGTGCTCGATACCGAGAAGGCGAAGGCCTGGATCGCCAAGGGCGCACAGCCGACGGATCGCGTGGCGCGCCTGCTCGATGGGCTCGGCGTTGTGAAGCGCGAAGCGCAGAATAATCCTGAGAAGGCGCAGCCGAAGAAGAAGGCGCAAGAACGCGCCGCCGCCGCCGCCGCCAGGGCCGGCAAGGCCAGCGAAGAAGCCCCTGCGGCCTGA
- the trmD gene encoding tRNA (guanosine(37)-N1)-methyltransferase TrmD, with protein sequence MWRATILTLFPEMFPGSLGLSLAGDALKRGVWQLEAIDIRTHGLGKHRSVDDTPAGGGAGMVMRADVLAASLDAALASDDPRPRLLMSPRGKPLTQARVRDLAAGPGAAIICGRFEGVDERLIAARQLEEISVGDYVLSGGEPAALVLLDAAVRLLPGVMGKEESGAEESFENGLLEYPHYTKPRVFEGREIPEILLSGAHGKIAAWREAEARALTEARRPDLLKSPSLRAKRSNPDS encoded by the coding sequence ATGTGGCGCGCGACCATCCTCACGCTCTTTCCGGAAATGTTTCCGGGATCGCTTGGGCTTTCGCTGGCCGGCGACGCGTTGAAGCGCGGCGTGTGGCAGCTTGAAGCGATCGACATCCGCACGCATGGGCTTGGCAAACATCGCAGTGTCGATGACACGCCAGCCGGCGGCGGCGCCGGCATGGTGATGCGCGCCGATGTGCTCGCCGCAAGTCTCGATGCGGCGCTGGCATCGGACGATCCGCGCCCACGGCTACTCATGAGCCCGCGCGGAAAGCCGCTGACGCAGGCGCGCGTTCGCGACCTCGCCGCCGGGCCGGGCGCTGCGATCATCTGCGGTCGTTTTGAGGGCGTCGACGAGCGCCTGATTGCCGCACGGCAGCTCGAAGAAATCTCGGTCGGCGATTACGTGCTGTCGGGCGGCGAACCGGCAGCACTTGTCTTGCTCGATGCCGCCGTGCGCTTGCTGCCGGGTGTCATGGGCAAGGAAGAATCCGGCGCGGAAGAAAGCTTCGAGAACGGGTTGCTCGAATATCCGCACTATACAAAGCCGCGCGTTTTCGAGGGCCGCGAAATCCCCGAAATTCTGCTCTCCGGCGCTCATGGCAAAATCGCCGCATGGCGCGAGGCCGAAGCGCGCGCGCTGACCGAAGCACGCCGGCCGGATTTGCTCAAGTCGCCGTCATTGCGAGCGAAGCGAAGCAATCCAGACTCATGA
- the rimM gene encoding ribosome maturation factor RimM (Essential for efficient processing of 16S rRNA) gives MPEGRSNPSAAQDLVLVGRIGAAHGIKGDVRLVSFTEDPKAVGSYGPLSDASGARRFEIAALRPLKDNIFVARLVGISTRDAAEALNNLDLYLPRAALPAAADDEFYHADLLGLRVVDSMGVEIGRVLNVLNFGGGDILEIVPVDGDETLLLPFTKACVPTIDLTQKRLVVIPPVEVEATPEDGGPN, from the coding sequence ATGCCGGAGGGCCGCTCCAATCCGTCCGCAGCGCAAGACCTCGTGCTTGTCGGGCGGATCGGTGCGGCGCACGGGATCAAGGGCGACGTGCGCCTCGTCTCCTTCACCGAAGATCCGAAGGCGGTCGGCAGCTACGGGCCGCTGAGCGATGCCAGCGGTGCGCGGCGCTTTGAAATCGCCGCGCTGCGGCCGTTGAAGGATAATATTTTCGTCGCGCGTCTTGTCGGCATTTCGACACGCGACGCGGCCGAGGCTCTGAACAATCTCGATCTTTATCTTCCCCGCGCGGCGCTGCCCGCGGCCGCGGACGATGAATTCTATCACGCCGATCTTCTCGGCCTGAGGGTCGTCGATAGCATGGGCGTCGAGATCGGCCGTGTGCTGAACGTGCTCAACTTCGGCGGCGGCGATATTCTTGAAATTGTGCCCGTCGACGGCGACGAAACGCTGCTCCTGCCGTTCACGAAAGCCTGCGTCCCAACAATCGATCTTACGCAAAAACGGCTTGTCGTCATCCCGCCGGTCGAAGTCGAAGCGACCCCCGAAGACGGCGGTCCGAACTGA